A DNA window from Entelurus aequoreus isolate RoL-2023_Sb linkage group LG24, RoL_Eaeq_v1.1, whole genome shotgun sequence contains the following coding sequences:
- the syt18b gene encoding uncharacterized protein syt18b, with product MPYHDEEYPGQPLWQSVVLFCSKGMIEVIMVILFFWLLVQVLFTKQLEVNLQILLLVGLVAFCLSLLLGCVLCCWRSRICCEDKESAEPVTFDPDPAAVSSPRWQYEELDGDTLDYPSTFASPAPFEPGLTSWSFSSKACDRKESFFSLRRLSTPLLTPPLYEAMGGSRASLPSFPKLLSKRRQALQRRCTVTGDSFSSEPTPTHSPSPPEEPIPLVPLNHGFKTSPARCLRFTMLFSPEGQTLTISILSLTGCSHSLKDASVLGCLPPLHPSFTHASVHGGLKPVLLWTVRSAEELQKCTLKMAVYAQDQHGRRGSALGDLQTEFGGRDWGTGCEFHFAEELQANKWPPEKVVTTHT from the exons ATGCCTTATCATGACGAGGAGTACCCAGGTCAGCCTCTGTGGCAGTCGGTGGTGCTCTTTTGCTCCAAGGGGATGATCGAGGTCATCATGGTCATCCTCTTCTTCTGGCTTCTGGTTCAGGTGCTCTTCACCAAACAACTGGAAG TCAACCTTCAAATTCTTCTCCTGGTGGGACTCGTGGCGTTCTGTCTGTCTTTGCTCCTGGGATGTGTTCTGTGCTGCTGGAGAAGTCGCATCTGTTGTGAGGACAAAGAAAGTGCCGAGCCGGTCACCTTTGACCCCGATCCAGCGGCCGTGTCGTCGCCCCGGTGGCAATATGAGGAGCTGGATGGAGACACGCTGGACTACCCGTCCACCTTCGCCAGCCCCGCACCCTTTGAGCCGGGATTGACTTCCTGGTCGTTCTCTAGTAAAGCGTGTGATAGGAAGGAGTCTTTTTTCTCCCTTCGCCGCCTCAGCACGCCGCTATTAACTCCGCCTCTTTATGAAGCCATGGGCGGCAGCCGTGCTTCGCTGCCTTCGTTTCCTAAACTGCTGTCCAAAAGACGGCAGGCCCTGCAGAGGCGCTGCACTGTGACCGGCGATAGTTTTTCTTCCGagcccacacccacacactctCCATCCCCGCCTGAGGAACCCATCCCACTGGTGCCGTTAAACCACGGCTTCAAAACCTCACCCGCACGCTGCCTCCGTTTTACGATGCTTTTCTCCCCAGAGGGTCAAACCCTGACCATCAGCATCCTCAGCCTCACAGGCTGCTCACACAGTCTGAAGGATGCGTCCGTGCTGGGCTGCCTCCCGCCTCTACACCCGTCCTTCACGCACGCCTCCGTCCACGGCGGCCTCAAGCCAGTCTTGCTATGGACCGTGAGATCTGCCGAGGAGctccaaaagtgcactttaaaaaTGGCCGTCTACGCGCAGGATCAACACGGCCGCAGAGGCTCAGCGCTGGGGGATCTGCAGACTGAATTTGGAGGTAGAGACTGGGGGACAGGTTGTGAGTTTCACTTCGCTGAAGAGCTCCAGGCAAACAAATGGCCACCAGAAAAGGTTGTCACGACACACACTTAA
- the lmo2 gene encoding rhombotin-2 encodes MSSTIERKTLEANEEPVDEVLQMPPSLLTCGGCQQSIGDRFFLKAVEQYWHEDCLSCDLCGCRLGEVGRRLYYKLGRKLCRRDYLRLFGQDGLCASCEKRIRAFEMTMRVRDKVYHLECFKCAACQKHFCVGDRYLLINSDIVCEQDIFEWTKLNNNNMV; translated from the exons GGAGCCGGTGGATGAGGTCCTGCAGATGCCTCCTTCTTTGCTGACGTGCGGCGGCTGCCAGCAGAGCATCGGCGACCGCTTCTTCCTCAAGGCCGTGGAGCAGTACTGGCATGAGGACTGCCTCAGCTGTGACCTCTGTGGCTGTCGCCTCGGGGAGGTCGGCCGCCGGCTGTACTACAAGCTGGGAAGGAAATTATGCCGCAGAGATTACCTCAG GCTTTTTGGCCAGGATGGTCTGTGCGCTTCCTGCGAGAAGAGGATAAGAGCGTTTGAGATGACCATGCGTGTGAGGGACAAGGTCTACCACCTGGAATGCTTCAAGTGCGCTGCCTGCCAGAAGCACTTCTGCGTGGGAGACCGCTACTTGCTCATCAACTCAGACATCGTCTGCGAGCAGGACATCTTTGAGTGGACTaaactcaacaacaacaatatgGTGTAG